The Montipora capricornis isolate CH-2021 chromosome 6, ASM3666992v2, whole genome shotgun sequence genome has a window encoding:
- the LOC138051929 gene encoding DNA fragmentation factor subunit beta-like, with the protein MTGSGDENPQLPLTLQSIIHLEMVFAKAYKVQDVFKKKRTGIVACDLTDLKRKAIKKLLVPKDCRVCLEDGTQVEDDEYFKTLPPQTVFVFVRPDETWEGYVTDLKHATERIFRALSQRDEIIERVNGIIHSTESYEMYCVLGELVNHLDANIEAEERGEDQSWFDGLSSNFTTKEDAMRNAAKARIRKYFSNAKESFQKASKKAQPLLMTALQHFQSELKKHQYFGDYFARSGRQDLRLCCDRGWFSCEGPYNETDCLRLHKINPYASKESRVLFSTWNLDHVIEKSRQIFPAMIKAAECCPKGSQLNWKYFFELLFTRKNIKLVHVGCHFKGEHEGFECQAKHYYTKQKR; encoded by the exons ATGACGGGATCTGGAGACGAGAATCCACAACTACCATTAACTTTACAATCCATAATACACCTTGAAATGGTCTTTGCGAAAGCTTATAAAGTTCAAGacgtattcaaaaagaaaaggacTGGAATCGTAGCTTGTGACCTTACCGATCTCAAACGAAAAGCCATAAAAAAGCTGCTTGTTCCCAAGGACTGCAGAGTTTGTTTGGAAGATGGAACGCAAGTTGAAGATGATGAGTATTTTAAAACTCTTCCACCGCAGACAGTGTTTGTGTTTGTACGACCAGATGAGACTTGGGAAGGAT ATGTAACAGATTTGAAGCATGCTACAGAGAGAATTTTTAGAGCACTCTCACAACGGGATGAGATCATTGAGCGTGTGAATGGTATAATCCACAGCACGGAATCTTATGAGATGTACTGTGTGTTGGGAGAATTGGTAAACCATTTGGATGCCAACATTGAGGCAGAGGAGAGAGGGGAGGATCAGTCCTGGTTTGATGGCCTAAGCTCAAATTTTACCACCAAAGAAGATGCAATGAGAAATGCTGCTAAGGCCAGAATCAGAAAGTACTTTTCCAATGCCAAGGAATCGTTTCAAAAA gcttctaaaaaggctcaaccATTACTTATGACTGCATTACAACACTTTCAAAGTGAACTTAAGAAGCATCAGTACTTTGGTGACTACTTTGCTCGCTCTGGCAGACAGGACCTACGTCTTTGCTGCGACAGGGGATGGTTCAGCTGTGAGGGTCCTTATAATGAAACAGACTGCTTAAGGCTCCATAAAATCAACCCATATGCAAGTAAAGAATCTAGGGTCTTATTTAGCACCTGGAATCTTGATCATGT AATCGAGAAGTCTCGTCAGATTTTTCCAGCGATGATAAAAGCGGCAGAATGCTGTCCTAAAGGAAGCCAGTTGAACTGGAAATACTTCTTCGAGCTACTTTTTACGCGCAAAAATATCAAGCTTGTTCATGTTGGATGTCATTTTAAAGGAGAACACGAAGGCTTTGAATGTCAAGCTAAACATTACTACACAAAACAGAAACGGTGA
- the LOC138053618 gene encoding adenosine receptor A3-like translates to MAISNYTQDDVLQSFRQLCAAQSIATEEVHKELTILAVVNIFLSIFAILGNTVILVALNKVSFLHSQSRLLFRSLVTTDLCVGIIVEPLFVGFLISIVKENWILCFYMAQVSGVTGYALCATSLLILTAISVDRLLALLPGIRYRQVVTTRRVRLMVTLSWVVTIFFSTMYSWNYRISLWYVQTLIILCSFISLISYTKIFLRLRHHQVQTQDRINPAHSFPTRMARFRKTVISALWVHLAFVFCYLPLVIVKVLEVVFGLSSSLRIANLSSGTLVYLNSAMNPIIYCWRITEVRKAVRNMLKKTFAR, encoded by the coding sequence ATGGCGATTTCAAACTATACACAAGACGATGTGCTTCAGTCGTTCAGACAATTATGTGCAGCACAATCAATTGCAACTGAAGAAGTTCACAAGGAACTAACAATATTGGCTGTCGTGAACATTTTCTTAtccatttttgcaattttggggAATACTGTGATCCTCGTAGCGCTCAACAAGGTGTCTTTTCTTCATTCACAATCAAGGCTCTTGTTTCGAAGCTTGGTGACAACTGATCTTTGTGTTGGTATCATTGTAGAGCCTCTGTTCGTTGGTTTTCTTATTTCGATTGTAAAGGAAAACTGGATTCTTTGCTTCTATATGGCACAAGTTTCTGGTGTCACAGGTTATGCTTTGTGTGCTACATCTTTACTGATATTGACCGCAATAAGCGTGGACAGACTTCTCGCCCTGTTGCCAGGGATAAGATACCGGCAAGTTGTAACTACGAGGCGAGTGAGATTGATGGTTACCTTATCATGGGTTgtaacaattttcttttcaactaTGTACAGTTGGAATTACAGGATAAGTTTATGGTATGTTCAGACACTAATCATACTGTGTTCCTTTATCTCATTAATTTCCTACACAAAGATATTCCTAAGGCTTCGCCACCATCAAGTACAAACACAAGATCGCATTAATCCTGCCCATAGCTTTCCAACAAGGATGGCGCGATTCAGAAAGACAGTGATCAGTGCACTGTGGGTACATTTAGCATTTGTTTTTTGCTATCTACCACTTGTAATAGTGAAGGTTTTGGAGGTCGTATTTGGACTATCTTCCTCCCTTCGAATTGCAAATTTATCTTCAGGCACATTGGTTTATCTGAACTCGGCAATGAACCCAATTATTTACTGCTGGAGAATCACAGAAGTCAGAAAGGCAGTGAGAAATATGTTAAAGAAAACTTTTGCCCGCTGA